A region from the Aeromicrobium choanae genome encodes:
- a CDS encoding CPBP family intramembrane glutamic endopeptidase, producing the protein MTRRLRAEVWIVLGLSLGQSAVYSVVSLARKLSEGSLRDSTATLNPSRDTVPWLDLTYQLLSIGFALVPVALALYLLSLDDAPPVLRRLGLDGSRPWRDLAFGAGLAAVIGIPGLGVYFGGRALGVTANIVTSPEQLYWWSVTILVLSALQNALLEEVIVVGYLMTRLKQFGWGLPAIIATSALLRGSYHLYQGFGQFVGNAAMGVVFAWWFHRTGRVMPLVIAHTILDVVAFVGYALFADAIGLR; encoded by the coding sequence GTGACCCGGCGCCTGCGCGCCGAGGTCTGGATCGTCCTCGGCCTCTCCCTGGGCCAGTCGGCCGTCTACTCGGTCGTCAGTCTCGCGCGCAAGCTCAGCGAGGGCTCGCTGCGCGACTCCACGGCCACCCTCAACCCGTCCCGTGACACCGTGCCATGGCTCGACCTGACCTACCAGCTGCTGTCGATCGGCTTCGCCCTGGTCCCCGTCGCGCTCGCGCTGTACCTGTTGAGCCTCGACGACGCTCCCCCGGTGCTGCGGCGCCTCGGCCTCGACGGCAGCCGGCCCTGGCGTGACCTCGCGTTCGGTGCGGGCCTCGCCGCGGTGATCGGCATCCCGGGGCTCGGCGTCTACTTCGGGGGCCGCGCGCTGGGGGTCACGGCGAACATCGTCACGAGCCCCGAGCAACTCTACTGGTGGTCGGTCACGATCCTGGTCCTCTCGGCGCTGCAGAACGCGCTGCTCGAGGAGGTCATCGTCGTCGGCTACCTGATGACCCGCCTCAAGCAGTTCGGCTGGGGCCTGCCCGCGATCATCGCCACGTCGGCCCTGCTGCGGGGCAGCTACCACCTCTACCAGGGCTTCGGGCAGTTCGTCGGCAACGCCGCGATGGGCGTCGTGTTCGCCTGGTGGTTCCACCGCACCGGCCGGGTGATGCCCCTGGTCATCGCCCACACGATCCTCGACGTCGTCGCCTTCGTCGGGTACGCCCTCTTCGCCGACGCCATCGGGCTCCGGTGA
- the hrpA gene encoding ATP-dependent RNA helicase HrpA produces MKLEFDPALPIAARHDEIRDALRDHQVVVIAGETGSGKTTQLPKIAAELGRTKIAHTQPRRIAARSVAARIAQECDVELGAEVGYAVRFDDRSGADTVIRLVTDGLLLTELQHDRRLERYDTIIIDEAHERSLSIDFLLGYLRELLPRRPDLKVIVTSATIDVDRFANLFATPERPVPIIEVSGRTYPVEVRYRPLDRDDDVIDGIVSAVRELPREGDVLVFLPGERDIRDTAEVLEGQSLGDVVPLYGRLAAHEQQRVFQTGSRRRIVLATNVAETSITVPGIRYVVDPGLARISRFSARLKVQRLPIERISQASAAQRAGRCGRVADGICIRLYDEEDFESRPEFTDPEIQRTNLASVILQMAALDLGDIRDFGFLDSPDHRAVADGLALLRELDALAPRLDGTDRLTKIGRTMSRLPLDPRHARMVLAADRLGVLPEVLVIVAGLSIQDVRERPLDKQQAADIQHARFTQPDSDFLSLLKLWDYLHERRDDLSHSKFRRMCHDEFLHYLRVREWADVNSQLRRTARELGLKPGKVRKEPDADAIHRALLHGLLSHVGLRDAETRDYLGARGARFSIFPGSGLARKPPRWLMAGELVETSRLFARDNARIDPAWVEQAAGHLLKHQYSEPRWSARRGAAVATQRSTLYGLPVVVDRTVMLAQHDAPLARELFIRHALVGGDWRTHHRFWQRNQDRLAKIEELEERVRTRGIRVEDESLVDFYDARIPADVVSVRHFDAWWKKQPDKRILDFTDDLFRADVDADAFPTSWTSQSEDFDAVLDVSYRFDPQAADDGITITVPVDDLLTIDGAEFDWGVPGRRLELVTELIRGLPKSERRRFAPAAQSAERVLPTLDTSRDLHTELGRALEVDPSLIDLTALPAHLRPTFRVVDGTKELAAGKDLDGLRRELEPRLRRDLQQRARQEERTGIKDWDFRTLEPSITAGQVTGFPAIVDEGSSVALRVLRTKTEQRVATIRGTARLIALSTGSPVGTVGRTLSLQDKLLLATSPQGDAAAVIEESWLTALDHLVVQHGGPVRDEEAYRRLRDLVRADAVPLTERIVRQVIGALQALGDLDPGTDEAGEDVRVQLSWLVHPGFIRDMGAEQVGRLAVYLRAAAKRLTSTKDPAPVWELEARFHEQTRDLRPWQRLAPPVQRVRWMLEELRVSIFAQELRAVGPISAQRVAKALDALASQL; encoded by the coding sequence ATGAAGCTCGAGTTCGATCCCGCCCTCCCGATCGCCGCACGGCACGACGAGATCCGCGACGCCCTGCGCGACCACCAGGTCGTCGTGATCGCCGGCGAGACCGGATCGGGCAAGACGACGCAGCTGCCGAAGATCGCCGCCGAGCTCGGCCGGACGAAGATCGCCCACACCCAGCCGCGCCGGATAGCCGCGCGGTCGGTCGCCGCGCGCATCGCGCAGGAGTGCGACGTCGAGCTGGGCGCCGAGGTCGGCTACGCCGTGCGCTTCGACGACAGGTCGGGAGCCGACACCGTGATCCGGCTCGTCACCGACGGCCTGCTGCTCACCGAGCTCCAGCACGACCGGCGGCTCGAGCGCTACGACACGATCATCATCGACGAGGCCCACGAGCGGTCGCTGTCGATCGACTTCCTGCTGGGCTACCTGCGCGAGCTGCTGCCGCGCCGTCCCGACCTCAAGGTCATCGTCACCTCCGCGACGATCGACGTGGACCGCTTCGCCAACCTCTTCGCCACGCCCGAGCGCCCCGTGCCGATCATCGAGGTCAGCGGGCGCACCTACCCGGTCGAGGTCCGCTACCGCCCGCTCGACCGCGACGACGACGTGATCGACGGGATCGTCAGCGCCGTCCGCGAGCTGCCTCGCGAGGGCGACGTCCTGGTCTTCCTCCCCGGCGAGCGCGACATCCGCGACACCGCTGAGGTGCTCGAGGGCCAGTCGCTCGGCGACGTCGTGCCGCTCTACGGCCGCCTCGCCGCGCACGAGCAGCAGCGCGTGTTCCAGACCGGCTCGCGCCGTCGCATCGTGCTCGCCACCAACGTCGCGGAGACCTCGATCACCGTGCCGGGCATCCGCTACGTCGTCGATCCCGGGCTGGCCCGCATCTCGCGGTTCAGCGCCCGGCTGAAGGTGCAGCGCCTGCCCATCGAGCGCATCTCGCAGGCCAGCGCCGCCCAGCGCGCCGGCCGGTGCGGGCGAGTCGCCGACGGCATCTGCATCCGGCTCTACGACGAGGAGGACTTCGAGTCCCGCCCGGAGTTCACCGACCCCGAGATCCAGCGCACCAACCTCGCCAGCGTCATCCTGCAGATGGCCGCGCTCGACCTGGGTGACATCCGCGACTTCGGGTTCCTCGACTCCCCCGACCACCGCGCCGTCGCGGACGGGCTCGCGCTCCTGCGCGAGCTGGACGCCCTGGCGCCACGCCTCGACGGCACCGACCGGCTCACGAAGATCGGCCGCACGATGTCGCGGCTCCCCCTCGACCCGCGCCACGCCCGCATGGTGCTGGCCGCCGACCGCCTCGGCGTCCTGCCCGAAGTCCTGGTGATCGTGGCCGGCCTCTCCATCCAGGACGTCCGCGAGCGACCGCTGGACAAGCAGCAGGCCGCCGACATCCAGCACGCCCGCTTCACCCAGCCCGACTCGGACTTCCTCAGCCTGCTGAAGCTCTGGGACTACCTGCACGAGCGGCGCGACGATCTCTCGCACTCCAAGTTCCGGCGCATGTGCCACGACGAGTTCCTGCACTACCTGCGCGTGCGCGAGTGGGCCGACGTCAACTCCCAGCTGCGGCGCACGGCGCGCGAGCTCGGGCTCAAGCCCGGAAAGGTCCGCAAGGAGCCCGACGCCGACGCGATCCACCGGGCCCTGCTGCACGGACTGCTGTCCCACGTCGGCCTGCGCGACGCCGAGACCCGCGACTACCTCGGCGCCCGTGGCGCCCGCTTCTCGATCTTCCCGGGCTCGGGCCTGGCCAGGAAGCCGCCACGGTGGCTGATGGCCGGCGAGCTGGTCGAGACCTCGCGCCTGTTCGCCCGCGACAACGCCCGCATCGATCCGGCGTGGGTCGAGCAGGCCGCCGGGCACCTGCTGAAGCATCAGTACTCCGAGCCGCGGTGGTCGGCGCGGCGCGGTGCAGCCGTGGCCACGCAGCGCTCGACGCTTTACGGCCTGCCGGTGGTCGTGGACCGCACGGTCATGCTCGCCCAGCACGACGCCCCGCTGGCCCGGGAGCTGTTCATCCGCCACGCGCTGGTGGGCGGCGACTGGCGCACCCACCACCGCTTCTGGCAGCGCAACCAGGACCGCCTCGCGAAGATCGAGGAGCTGGAGGAGCGCGTCCGCACCCGTGGCATCCGCGTGGAGGACGAGTCCCTCGTGGACTTCTATGACGCACGGATCCCCGCCGACGTCGTCTCGGTGCGGCACTTCGACGCCTGGTGGAAGAAGCAGCCGGACAAGCGGATCCTCGACTTCACCGACGACCTCTTCCGCGCCGACGTGGACGCCGACGCCTTCCCGACCTCGTGGACCTCGCAGAGCGAGGACTTCGACGCCGTCCTCGACGTCTCGTACCGGTTCGACCCGCAGGCCGCGGACGACGGCATCACGATCACGGTGCCCGTCGACGACCTGCTGACGATCGACGGCGCCGAGTTCGACTGGGGCGTCCCGGGCCGGCGGCTCGAGCTGGTCACCGAGCTGATCCGCGGGCTGCCCAAGTCCGAGCGGCGCCGGTTCGCCCCTGCCGCCCAGTCGGCCGAGCGGGTGCTGCCCACGCTCGACACGTCACGCGACCTGCACACCGAGCTCGGACGGGCCCTCGAGGTCGATCCCTCGCTGATCGACCTGACGGCGCTGCCGGCGCACCTGCGGCCCACGTTCCGGGTCGTCGACGGGACGAAGGAGCTGGCGGCGGGCAAGGACCTCGACGGCCTCCGTCGCGAGCTCGAGCCGCGGCTGCGTCGCGACCTGCAGCAGCGCGCCCGCCAGGAGGAGCGCACCGGCATCAAGGACTGGGACTTCCGCACGCTCGAGCCGAGCATCACCGCCGGCCAGGTGACGGGCTTCCCGGCCATCGTCGACGAGGGCTCCAGCGTGGCGCTGCGCGTGCTGCGCACGAAGACGGAGCAGCGGGTCGCCACGATCCGGGGCACCGCACGGCTCATCGCGCTGTCCACCGGCTCGCCCGTGGGGACGGTCGGGCGCACGCTGTCGCTGCAGGACAAGCTGCTGCTGGCCACGTCGCCCCAGGGGGACGCCGCGGCGGTCATCGAGGAGTCGTGGCTGACCGCCCTGGACCACCTCGTCGTGCAGCACGGAGGTCCCGTTCGCGACGAGGAGGCCTACCGGCGCCTTCGCGACCTCGTGCGTGCCGACGCGGTGCCGCTCACGGAGCGCATCGTGCGTCAGGTGATCGGAGCGCTCCAGGCGCTCGGCGACCTCGATCCCGGCACGGACGAGGCCGGCGAGGACGTGCGCGTGCAGCTCTCGTGGCTCGTCCACCCGGGGTTCATCCGCGACATGGGCGCCGAGCAGGTCGGGCGCCTCGCGGTCTACCTGAGGGCGGCGGCGAAGCGGCTGACCTCGACCAAGGACCCGGCTCCCGTCTGGGAGCTCGAGGCCCGGTTCCACGAGCAGACGCGGGACCTGCGCCCGTGGCAGCGGCTGGCGCCGCCCGTGCAGCGGGTGCGGTGGATGCTCGAGGAGCTGCGCGTGAGCATCTTCGCTCAGGAGCTGCGCGCCGTCGGGCCGATCTCGGCCCAACGGGTCGCGAAGGCGCTGGACGCGCTCGCGTCGCAGCTCTGA
- a CDS encoding FKBP-type peptidyl-prolyl cis-trans isomerase: MSEKPEVDFTPGPAPTDLVIEDITIGEGDEAVNGGVVDVHYVGVDFETGEQFDSSWDRGQSARFPLPQLIGAWQQGIPGMKVGGRRKLVAPPELAYGPAGGGHRLSGRTLVFVIDLLGVG; the protein is encoded by the coding sequence ATGAGTGAGAAGCCCGAAGTCGATTTCACCCCCGGCCCCGCCCCGACCGATCTGGTCATCGAGGACATCACCATCGGTGAGGGCGATGAGGCCGTCAACGGCGGCGTCGTCGACGTCCACTACGTGGGCGTGGACTTCGAGACCGGCGAGCAGTTCGACTCCTCCTGGGACCGCGGCCAGTCGGCTCGCTTCCCGCTGCCGCAGCTGATCGGCGCCTGGCAGCAGGGCATCCCCGGCATGAAGGTCGGCGGCCGTCGCAAGCTCGTCGCCCCGCCGGAGCTGGCCTACGGTCCCGCCGGCGGCGGACACCGCCTGTCGGGTCGCACGCTGGTCTTCGTGATCGACCTGCTCGGCGTCGGCTGA
- a CDS encoding zinc-dependent alcohol dehydrogenase family protein, which produces MRATVLHSPGDIRLDTLPDPDVEADTDAIVRVVAACVCGSDLWPYRGLNKPQTEAHQIGHEQVGIVERVGTDVSGISVGDFVIAPFMYSDNTCAHCRNGVQTSCVNGGGYEGCQAELVRVPQADGTLVAVPGEVDDELLPHLLALTDVFPTGHHAAYSAGVTAGSTVAVVGDGAVGLSGVLAAKRLGAATVVAMSRHADRQELARQFGADHIVETRGKEGAAEVREILGGIGADAVLECVGTGESMKQAFLSLRPGGTVGYVGVPHGVELNVPAMFGRNQALAGGVAPVRRYLDELVPDVLSGALQPGAVFDQTFALDQVSDAYRAMDERTAIKALLRP; this is translated from the coding sequence ATGCGCGCGACAGTCCTTCACTCCCCCGGCGACATCCGACTCGACACCCTGCCCGATCCCGACGTCGAGGCCGACACCGACGCGATCGTCCGCGTCGTGGCCGCCTGCGTCTGCGGCAGCGACCTGTGGCCCTACCGCGGCCTCAACAAGCCCCAGACCGAGGCGCACCAGATCGGCCACGAGCAGGTCGGCATCGTGGAGCGCGTCGGCACGGACGTCTCGGGCATCTCGGTCGGCGACTTCGTGATCGCGCCCTTCATGTACAGCGACAACACGTGCGCGCACTGCCGCAACGGCGTGCAGACCTCGTGCGTCAACGGCGGCGGCTACGAGGGCTGCCAGGCCGAGCTCGTGCGCGTTCCCCAGGCCGACGGCACGCTGGTGGCCGTTCCCGGCGAGGTCGATGACGAGCTGCTTCCGCACCTGCTCGCCCTCACCGACGTGTTCCCCACGGGCCACCACGCGGCGTACAGCGCCGGCGTGACGGCCGGCTCCACGGTCGCGGTCGTCGGCGACGGCGCGGTGGGCCTGTCCGGCGTGCTCGCCGCCAAGCGGCTCGGCGCCGCCACCGTCGTGGCGATGTCGCGGCACGCCGACCGCCAGGAACTGGCCCGCCAGTTCGGTGCCGACCACATCGTCGAGACGCGCGGCAAGGAGGGCGCTGCCGAGGTGCGAGAGATCCTCGGCGGCATCGGCGCCGACGCGGTGCTCGAGTGCGTGGGCACCGGCGAGTCGATGAAGCAGGCGTTCCTGTCCCTGCGTCCCGGCGGCACCGTCGGCTACGTCGGCGTGCCGCACGGCGTCGAGCTGAACGTCCCGGCGATGTTCGGTCGCAACCAGGCGCTCGCCGGTGGCGTGGCTCCCGTCCGCCGCTACCTCGACGAGCTGGTCCCCGATGTGCTGTCGGGTGCGCTGCAGCCCGGTGCCGTCTTCGACCAGACGTTCGCGCTGGACCAGGTGTCCGACGCCTACCGGGCGATGGACGAGCGAACCGCGATCAAGGCGCTGCTGCGTCCCTGA
- a CDS encoding acyl-CoA dehydrogenase family protein translates to MIYLETPKKFRGFVQQAHDVANEFLRANSRKYDLAEHSYPKELDLLASLIDGLNESGNSTGAGAAGVRVKEDKKKDKGVRNATNMASVLSVIEMCWGDVGLLLSMPRQGLGNSAIASVATDEQAERFKGTWASMAITEPSFGSDSAAIRTTATKDGDHYILNGEKIFVTSGDRSDSVVVWATLDKTLGRAAVKSFVVPKSLPGIRVERLEHKLGIRASDTAVIVLDNCRVPAENLLGDPEIDTSKGFAGAMATFDNTRPLVAGMAVGCARASLEVMRDLIEQASLTIDYDRSPALQPHVVAEFLRMEADWEAALLLTLEAAWMADNRQANSLQASMAKAKAGRSGNDITLKCVELAGSLGYSETEFLEKWARDSKILDIFEGTQQIQQLIVARRLLGLTSSELK, encoded by the coding sequence ATGATCTACCTCGAGACCCCCAAGAAGTTCCGTGGCTTCGTCCAGCAGGCCCACGACGTCGCCAACGAGTTCCTGCGCGCCAACTCGCGCAAGTACGACCTCGCCGAGCACAGCTACCCCAAGGAGCTCGACCTCTTGGCCTCGTTGATCGACGGCCTGAACGAGTCGGGCAACAGCACGGGCGCCGGCGCCGCGGGCGTCCGCGTCAAGGAGGACAAGAAGAAGGACAAGGGAGTCCGCAACGCCACCAACATGGCGTCGGTGCTCTCGGTGATCGAGATGTGCTGGGGCGACGTCGGCCTGCTGCTGTCGATGCCGCGCCAGGGCCTGGGCAACTCGGCGATCGCCTCGGTCGCCACCGACGAGCAGGCCGAGCGCTTCAAGGGCACGTGGGCCTCCATGGCGATCACCGAGCCCAGCTTCGGCTCGGACTCCGCCGCGATCAGGACCACCGCCACCAAGGACGGCGACCACTACATCCTCAACGGCGAGAAGATCTTCGTCACCTCGGGCGACCGCTCCGATTCCGTCGTCGTGTGGGCCACCCTGGACAAGACGCTGGGCCGCGCGGCGGTGAAGTCGTTCGTCGTGCCGAAGTCGCTGCCCGGCATCCGGGTGGAGCGCCTCGAGCACAAGCTCGGCATCCGGGCGTCGGACACCGCCGTCATCGTGCTCGACAACTGCCGCGTGCCGGCCGAGAACCTGCTGGGCGACCCGGAGATCGACACCTCCAAGGGCTTCGCCGGCGCGATGGCCACGTTCGACAACACAAGGCCGCTCGTGGCCGGCATGGCCGTGGGCTGCGCCCGCGCCTCGCTCGAGGTCATGCGCGACCTCATCGAGCAGGCGAGCCTGACGATCGACTACGACCGCTCGCCGGCCCTGCAGCCGCACGTGGTGGCCGAGTTCCTGCGGATGGAGGCCGACTGGGAGGCCGCGCTGCTGCTCACCCTCGAGGCTGCGTGGATGGCCGACAACCGCCAGGCGAACTCGCTGCAGGCCTCGATGGCCAAGGCGAAGGCCGGCCGCTCGGGCAACGACATCACGCTCAAGTGCGTCGAGCTGGCCGGCTCGCTGGGCTACAGCGAGACCGAGTTCCTCGAGAAGTGGGCCCGCGACTCCAAGATCCTCGACATCTTCGAGGGCACCCAGCAGATCCAGCAGCTCATCGTCGCCCGACGGCTGCTGGGGCTCACCAGCTCCGAGTTGAAGTGA
- a CDS encoding acyl-CoA dehydrogenase family protein, producing the protein MAGKDPMAYGLRALNKLAASETLDRIGLRKFAERAVHGSTKAGFQAIGAAQRTFTKVSGSSQGSRAAATEPSGVFDLTPTEDQQMMVDVIGEFAAEVLRPGAEQAEAADDTPKEVLAQTSEFGLSLLNIPEPLGGLAEQRSAVTGVLVAEALAKGDMGQAVACLAPSAVATAISLWGTEGQQQTYLPSFTDGDVPAAALVVAEPVPMFDPLSLTTVAKRAEGGYVLNGLKSGAVRGAEAELLVVAADVEGRGPSMVIVEASTEGVAVAADPGMGLRAAGLSRIQLTDVHVGEDAILGSAQDYREMIRLSRLAWAGLALGTAQSVLDYVKEYVTTREAFGEPIGHRQAVAFTVADMAIELEGMRLVTLKAASRAERGVEFARETALARRLTTDYGMKIGTDGVQMLGGHGFVKEHPVERWYRDLRAVGVMEGAVLI; encoded by the coding sequence GTGGCGGGTAAAGACCCCATGGCCTACGGACTGCGCGCGCTGAACAAGCTGGCCGCGTCCGAGACGCTCGACCGCATCGGCCTGCGCAAGTTCGCCGAGCGCGCCGTGCACGGCTCGACCAAGGCTGGATTCCAGGCGATCGGTGCCGCCCAGCGCACGTTCACGAAGGTGTCCGGAAGCTCGCAGGGCAGCCGCGCGGCGGCCACCGAGCCGTCCGGCGTGTTCGACCTGACGCCCACCGAGGACCAGCAGATGATGGTCGACGTCATCGGCGAGTTCGCCGCCGAGGTGCTGCGCCCCGGTGCCGAGCAGGCCGAGGCCGCCGACGACACGCCCAAGGAGGTGCTGGCCCAGACCTCCGAGTTCGGCCTGAGCCTGCTCAACATCCCCGAGCCCCTCGGGGGCCTTGCCGAGCAGCGCTCGGCCGTCACCGGCGTGCTCGTGGCCGAGGCGCTGGCGAAGGGCGACATGGGGCAGGCCGTGGCCTGCCTCGCACCGTCGGCCGTTGCCACGGCGATCTCGCTGTGGGGCACCGAGGGCCAGCAGCAGACCTACCTGCCGTCGTTCACCGACGGCGACGTGCCCGCCGCTGCGCTCGTCGTCGCCGAGCCGGTGCCGATGTTCGACCCGCTGTCGCTCACCACGGTCGCGAAGCGCGCCGAGGGCGGCTACGTCCTCAACGGGCTCAAGTCCGGTGCCGTGCGCGGCGCCGAGGCCGAGCTGCTCGTCGTGGCTGCCGACGTCGAGGGCCGCGGCCCGTCGATGGTGATCGTCGAGGCCAGCACCGAGGGCGTCGCGGTCGCGGCCGATCCCGGCATGGGACTGCGTGCCGCCGGGCTGTCGCGGATCCAGCTCACCGACGTCCACGTCGGCGAGGACGCGATCCTCGGATCGGCGCAGGACTACCGCGAGATGATCCGCCTGTCCCGCCTGGCGTGGGCCGGGCTCGCGCTCGGCACGGCACAGTCGGTGCTCGACTACGTCAAGGAGTACGTCACCACCCGGGAGGCGTTCGGCGAGCCGATCGGCCATCGCCAGGCCGTGGCCTTCACCGTCGCCGACATGGCGATCGAGCTCGAGGGCATGCGGCTGGTCACGCTGAAGGCCGCCTCGCGCGCCGAGCGCGGCGTCGAGTTCGCCCGCGAGACCGCGCTGGCCCGCCGTCTCACCACCGACTACGGCATGAAGATCGGCACCGACGGCGTGCAGATGCTGGGCGGCCACGGCTTCGTGAAGGAGCACCCGGTCGAACGGTGGTACCGCGACCTGCGTGCCGTCGGCGTGATGGAAGGAGCAGTCCTCATCTGA
- the def gene encoding peptide deformylase — MTETPSADQSRPLPSGGSVRPITRWGTPVMHRELKDVTAFDDDLADLVADMVATMYAAEGVGLAANQVGEDFKVFVFDCPDADHQRITGVVCNPVLRLPDGTERKLDVADEGCLSLPGAFTECGRPDHAWVTGFDHHGEPVEFEGTGLLARCLQHETDHLFGTVFGDRVPEKARKKLYKQHEQLADEYDEDWPVGEEPEED; from the coding sequence GTGACCGAAACGCCCTCTGCCGACCAGTCCCGCCCCCTGCCCTCCGGAGGCTCGGTGCGACCCATCACCCGATGGGGCACGCCCGTGATGCACCGCGAGCTGAAGGACGTCACCGCGTTCGACGACGACCTGGCCGACCTCGTCGCCGACATGGTGGCCACGATGTACGCCGCCGAGGGCGTCGGCCTGGCCGCGAACCAGGTCGGCGAGGACTTCAAGGTCTTCGTGTTCGACTGCCCCGACGCCGATCACCAGCGGATCACCGGAGTCGTGTGCAACCCCGTGCTCCGCCTCCCCGACGGTACCGAGCGCAAGCTCGACGTCGCCGACGAGGGGTGCCTCTCGCTGCCGGGTGCCTTCACCGAGTGCGGCCGGCCCGACCACGCCTGGGTCACGGGCTTCGACCACCACGGCGAGCCGGTCGAGTTCGAGGGCACCGGCCTGCTGGCCCGCTGCCTCCAGCACGAGACCGACCACCTCTTCGGCACGGTCTTCGGCGACCGCGTCCCCGAGAAGGCGCGCAAGAAGCTCTACAAGCAGCACGAGCAGCTGGCCGACGAGTACGACGAGGACTGGCCGGTCGGCGAGGAGCCCGAGGAGGACTGA
- a CDS encoding TrmH family RNA methyltransferase, translating to MADLIALDDPRDERLRDYTDLRDVQLRQSVERERGIYIAEGTKVIERAVAAGHEPKSLLLAPRWLGTLSDILEATDAPAYVLDEKSIERVTGFHVHRGALAAMHRPAERRVHDVLATARRVLVAEDLVDHTNIGAIMRNVAALGFDAVLLSPRCADPLYRRSIKVAMGAVFSLPWARIDDWYAAPALLREHGFTTYAMTLADDAVPIDAVEPAERSAVIVGSEGPGLSEHWQRESDHRVIIPMAAGIDSLNVAASTAIACWQFRRR from the coding sequence GTGGCCGACCTCATCGCACTCGACGACCCCCGCGACGAACGGCTCCGGGACTACACCGACCTGCGCGACGTGCAGCTGCGCCAGAGCGTGGAGCGGGAGCGTGGGATCTACATCGCCGAGGGGACGAAGGTCATCGAGCGGGCGGTGGCGGCCGGGCACGAGCCCAAGTCGCTGCTGCTGGCACCGCGCTGGCTCGGCACGCTGTCGGACATCCTCGAGGCGACCGACGCACCTGCCTACGTGCTCGACGAGAAGTCCATCGAGCGCGTGACCGGGTTCCACGTCCACCGGGGTGCTCTCGCGGCCATGCACCGGCCGGCCGAGCGCCGCGTCCACGACGTGCTGGCCACCGCCCGGCGCGTGCTCGTGGCCGAGGACCTGGTGGACCACACCAACATCGGCGCGATCATGCGCAACGTGGCGGCGCTCGGCTTCGACGCGGTGCTGCTGTCGCCGCGGTGCGCCGACCCGCTCTACCGTCGCTCGATCAAGGTGGCGATGGGAGCGGTCTTCTCCCTGCCGTGGGCGCGGATCGACGACTGGTACGCCGCCCCGGCGCTGCTGCGCGAGCACGGCTTCACGACCTACGCGATGACCCTGGCGGACGACGCCGTGCCGATCGACGCGGTCGAGCCGGCGGAGCGCTCGGCGGTCATCGTCGGATCCGAGGGTCCCGGACTCAGCGAGCACTGGCAGCGCGAGTCGGACCACCGCGTGATCATCCCGATGGCCGCCGGCATCGACTCGCTCAACGTCGCGGCGTCCACCGCGATCGCCTGCTGGCAGTTCCGTCGCCGCTGA
- a CDS encoding YbhB/YbcL family Raf kinase inhibitor-like protein, with amino-acid sequence MSLDRPVTPDPYPLLPAAASFSVVSDDVNDGAPLKQDQVNAHGDTSPHLAWSGAPEGTKSFVVTCFDPDAPIVSGFWHWVAVDIPADVTELPTGAGASDDSLPGGAFHVRNDGGGLNFMGAAPPEGDQPHRYFFVVHAVGEETLGVDSSASPAVVGFNLAFKTLGRAIIHGTWQF; translated from the coding sequence ATGAGCCTCGATCGACCCGTGACTCCCGATCCGTACCCGCTGCTGCCCGCCGCGGCCTCGTTCTCCGTCGTCAGCGACGACGTCAACGACGGCGCCCCACTGAAGCAGGACCAGGTCAACGCCCACGGCGACACGTCGCCCCACCTGGCGTGGAGCGGTGCACCCGAGGGAACGAAGTCGTTCGTCGTCACCTGCTTCGACCCCGATGCCCCGATCGTGTCGGGGTTCTGGCACTGGGTGGCCGTCGACATCCCGGCCGACGTCACCGAGCTGCCCACCGGAGCAGGCGCGAGCGACGACTCCCTGCCCGGCGGTGCCTTCCACGTCCGCAACGACGGCGGCGGCCTGAACTTCATGGGCGCCGCTCCGCCGGAGGGCGACCAGCCGCACCGCTACTTCTTCGTGGTCCACGCCGTCGGCGAGGAGACGTTGGGCGTGGACTCTTCCGCCTCCCCCGCCGTCGTCGGGTTCAACCTGGCGTTCAAGACGCTCGGCCGCGCGATCATCCACGGCACCTGGCAGTTCTGA